In Streptomyces sp. SID8374, one genomic interval encodes:
- a CDS encoding sensor histidine kinase, with translation MTTLPSGFARARRWLRDHPLAFDATLAFCVLVAMICGSFADPGKGHGPTFGTRTPGAFSVLLMVLAASALVLRRRHPMAVLAVTGVFTATEYIFTDPPAPVVMSTVIALYTVASRTDRPTTWRVGLLTMGILTVAAMAFGSTPWYSQENLGVFAWTGMASAAGDAVRSRRAFVDAIRERAERAERTREEEARRRVAEERLRIARDLHDVVAHHIALVNVQAGVAAHVMDKRPDQAKEALAHVRDASRSALNELRVTVGLLRQSGDPEAPTEPAPGLAVLDGLVDTFRNAGLPVEVAGADRGPKLPAAVDLAAYRVIQEALTNVRKHAGAGARAEVSVVRVGATAEITVLDNGRGSAAGRPGPGSGGHPADGTGAPDGTGTGNSTDAQGAPDGGGHGLLGMRERVTALGGALTAGPRYGGGFRVHAILPIEARTGEPEPPGPAATTGERR, from the coding sequence GTGACCACCCTTCCCTCCGGGTTCGCGCGCGCCCGCCGCTGGCTGCGGGACCACCCCCTCGCGTTCGACGCCACCCTGGCGTTCTGTGTCCTCGTGGCGATGATCTGCGGCTCGTTCGCGGACCCGGGCAAGGGGCACGGGCCGACGTTCGGGACCCGCACCCCCGGGGCGTTCAGCGTGCTGCTGATGGTGCTGGCGGCCTCGGCCCTCGTCCTGCGCCGACGCCACCCCATGGCGGTCCTCGCGGTGACCGGGGTGTTCACGGCCACCGAGTACATCTTCACGGACCCGCCGGCCCCGGTCGTGATGAGCACCGTCATCGCGCTCTACACCGTCGCCTCGCGCACCGACCGCCCCACCACCTGGCGGGTCGGCCTGCTGACCATGGGGATCCTGACGGTCGCCGCGATGGCCTTCGGCTCCACGCCCTGGTACAGCCAGGAGAACCTCGGCGTCTTCGCCTGGACCGGGATGGCGTCGGCCGCCGGGGACGCCGTACGCAGCCGCCGCGCCTTCGTCGACGCGATCCGGGAGCGCGCGGAGCGGGCCGAGCGCACCCGCGAGGAGGAGGCCCGCCGCCGCGTCGCCGAGGAGCGGCTGCGGATCGCCCGGGACCTCCACGACGTCGTCGCCCACCACATCGCCCTGGTCAACGTGCAGGCCGGGGTCGCCGCCCACGTCATGGACAAGCGCCCCGACCAGGCCAAGGAGGCGCTCGCCCACGTACGGGATGCCAGCCGCTCGGCGCTCAACGAACTCCGGGTCACCGTCGGGCTGCTGCGCCAGTCCGGCGACCCCGAGGCGCCCACCGAACCGGCCCCCGGCCTCGCGGTCCTGGACGGGCTGGTGGACACCTTCCGCAACGCCGGGCTCCCCGTAGAGGTGGCCGGCGCCGACCGGGGCCCGAAGCTCCCCGCCGCCGTCGACCTGGCCGCGTACCGGGTCATCCAGGAGGCGCTGACCAACGTACGCAAACACGCGGGCGCCGGAGCGAGGGCCGAGGTGAGCGTCGTACGGGTCGGAGCCACCGCCGAGATCACGGTCCTGGACAACGGCCGGGGGAGCGCGGCCGGTCGCCCGGGCCCGGGCAGCGGCGGCCACCCGGCGGACGGCACCGGCGCCCCGGACGGCACCGGCACCGGCAACAGCACCGACGCCCAAGGCGCCCCCGACGGCGGCGGCCACGGTCTCCTCGGCATGCGCGAACGCGTCACCGCCCTCGGCGGCGCCCTCACGGCGGGACCTCGCTACGGGGGCGGGTTCCGGGTCCATGCGATCCTGCCCATCGAGGCCCGCACGGGTGAACCGGAACCGCCAGGACCGGCGGCCACGACGGGGGAGCGCCGATGA
- a CDS encoding PspA/IM30 family protein, giving the protein MKRMGMLFRAKANKALDRAEDPRETLDYSYQKQLELLQKVRRGVADVATSRKRLELQLNQLQGQSSKLEDQGRKALALGREDLAREALSRRAALQQQVTDLETQHTTLQGEEEKLTLAAQRLQAKVDAFRTKKETIKATYTAAQAQTRIGEAFSGISEEMGDVGLAIQRAEDKTQQLQARAGAIDELLASGALDDPTGTAKDDIAAELDRISGGSDVELELQRMKAELAGGSSSSQQAIEGGAQDGTQQSQQSPHKFDKQ; this is encoded by the coding sequence ATGAAGCGTATGGGGATGCTTTTCCGCGCGAAGGCAAACAAGGCCCTTGACCGGGCCGAGGATCCGCGCGAGACCCTGGATTACTCGTACCAGAAGCAGCTGGAGCTGCTTCAGAAGGTGCGCCGCGGCGTCGCGGACGTCGCGACGTCCCGCAAGCGGCTGGAGTTGCAGCTGAACCAGTTGCAGGGCCAGTCGTCCAAGCTGGAGGACCAGGGCCGCAAGGCGCTGGCGCTCGGCCGTGAGGACCTGGCGCGCGAGGCGCTGTCCCGGCGCGCCGCCCTCCAGCAGCAGGTCACCGACCTGGAGACGCAGCACACCACGCTGCAGGGCGAGGAGGAGAAGCTCACCCTCGCGGCCCAGCGGCTCCAGGCCAAGGTGGATGCCTTCCGCACCAAGAAGGAGACCATCAAGGCCACCTACACGGCGGCCCAGGCGCAGACCCGGATCGGCGAGGCCTTCTCCGGCATCTCCGAGGAGATGGGCGACGTCGGCCTGGCGATCCAGCGGGCCGAGGACAAGACGCAGCAGCTCCAGGCGCGGGCCGGCGCCATCGACGAGCTGCTCGCCTCCGGTGCCCTGGACGACCCGACCGGCACGGCGAAGGACGACATCGCCGCCGAGCTGGACCGGATCTCCGGCGGTTCGGACGTGGAGCTGGAGCTGCAACGCATGAAGGCCGAGCTGGCCGGCGGCTCCTCGTCCTCGCAGCAGGCGATCGAGGGCGGTGCCCAGGACGGCACACAGCAGTCGCAGCAGTCCCCGCACAAGTTCGACAAGCAGTAG
- a CDS encoding DUF3043 domain-containing protein: MFRSRAKTEKAPTDKVTADLSKQPRDPQAPKGRPTPKRSEAQTQRRRAASSAPTDRKAAVKRQREARRADLARQREALASGDERYLPVRDKGPVRRFVRDFVDSRFCVAEWFLPLAVVILILSVIQVQNIQTISLMLWMGVIILIVLDSISLSIRLKKQLRERFPDTPKRGAVAYGLMRTLQMRRLRLPKPQVKRGERP; encoded by the coding sequence GTGTTCCGTAGCCGTGCCAAGACAGAGAAGGCCCCCACCGACAAGGTGACGGCGGACCTCTCCAAGCAGCCCCGCGACCCGCAGGCTCCCAAGGGTCGCCCCACCCCCAAGCGCAGCGAGGCCCAGACGCAGCGCCGACGCGCCGCGTCCAGCGCGCCGACCGACCGCAAGGCGGCCGTGAAGCGCCAGCGCGAAGCGCGCCGCGCCGACCTGGCCCGCCAGCGTGAGGCGCTCGCGTCGGGCGACGAGCGCTACCTCCCGGTCCGCGACAAGGGCCCGGTGCGGCGCTTCGTCCGTGACTTCGTGGACTCGCGCTTCTGCGTCGCCGAGTGGTTCCTGCCGCTCGCCGTGGTCATCCTGATCCTCAGCGTGATCCAGGTGCAGAACATCCAGACCATCTCGCTGATGCTCTGGATGGGTGTGATCATCCTGATCGTGCTGGACTCGATCAGTCTGTCGATCCGCCTGAAGAAGCAGCTGCGGGAGCGTTTCCCGGACACCCCCAAGCGCGGAGCCGTCGCCTACGGTCTGATGCGCACGCTCCAGATGCGTCGTCTGCGGCTCCCGAAGCCGCAGGTCAAGCGCGGAGAGCGGCCCTGA
- a CDS encoding methyltransferase domain-containing protein has translation MVARQLDEQIAGRFPVGQRLRILDVGMGRGVQALRLARAGHSVTGLESDAELLRAAREALATEPEGIRERMKLIEGDGRETGVHFLPGSFDVVLCHGVLMYVEEPDPMLAGLARMLAPGGLLSLLVRNADALAMRPGLGGDFGAALEAFDSATYTNDLGLTVRADRLEALRATLAGIAAPLHAWYGVRVFTDNTADGTELPADELERVLALEDRAGRTDPYRGVAALLHLCGVRG, from the coding sequence CTGGTCGCCCGGCAGCTGGACGAGCAGATAGCCGGGCGGTTCCCGGTCGGCCAGCGGCTGCGCATCCTGGACGTCGGCATGGGCCGGGGGGTGCAGGCGCTGCGTCTGGCGCGGGCCGGTCACTCGGTGACCGGTCTGGAGTCGGACGCCGAGCTGCTGCGCGCGGCCCGCGAGGCCCTGGCGACCGAGCCCGAGGGCATCCGGGAGCGGATGAAGCTGATCGAGGGGGACGGCCGGGAGACCGGTGTGCACTTCCTGCCGGGCAGCTTCGACGTGGTGCTCTGCCACGGGGTCCTGATGTACGTCGAGGAGCCCGACCCGATGCTCGCCGGGCTGGCCCGGATGCTGGCGCCGGGCGGACTGCTCTCGCTGCTCGTACGGAACGCGGACGCCCTGGCGATGCGCCCCGGGCTCGGCGGCGACTTCGGCGCGGCTCTGGAGGCCTTCGACTCCGCGACGTACACGAACGACCTCGGCCTCACCGTGCGGGCCGACCGCCTCGAAGCGCTGCGGGCCACCCTGGCGGGGATCGCCGCCCCGCTGCACGCCTGGTACGGCGTGCGGGTCTTCACCGACAACACGGCCGACGGCACCGAGCTGCCCGCCGACGAGCTGGAGCGGGTGCTGGCCCTGGAGGACCGGGCCGGGCGGACCGACCCGTACCGGGGTGTCGCGGCGCTGCTCCACCTGTGCGGAGTGCGCGGCTAG
- a CDS encoding trypsin-like peptidase domain-containing protein produces MDASPSHRSVRRLLLPLSAGVCALALAAGCSGTNPAAAPAPEASPSATAQGSATRDTDDLQSAYQAVINDVLPSVVQIDASNSLGSGIVYDDKGHIVTNAHVIGDEKKFKVTVATGEAVLNASLVSSYPEQDLAVIKLDDVPDGLRAAKFGDAEKVEVGQIVMAMGSPLGLSSSVTQGIVSALGRTVSESRAGGGTGATIANMVQTSAAINPGNSGGALVNLNSEVIGIPTLAATDPQMGDSAAPGIGFAIPVSMVRTVADQIIKDGRVTDSGRAALNITGRTVVDDSYRPAGVALVSVERGGAADEAGLRPGDIITKIGDTAVTTITSLSEALAGGKPGDEATVTYTRDGDSRTAEVTLGEI; encoded by the coding sequence ATGGACGCATCCCCCTCCCACCGCTCCGTGCGGCGCCTGCTGCTCCCCCTGTCCGCGGGTGTCTGCGCGCTCGCCCTGGCGGCCGGCTGCTCCGGCACGAACCCGGCGGCGGCCCCCGCGCCGGAGGCCAGCCCCTCCGCCACGGCCCAGGGCTCCGCGACCCGTGACACCGACGATCTGCAAAGCGCCTACCAGGCGGTCATCAACGATGTGCTGCCCTCGGTGGTGCAGATCGACGCGTCGAACAGCCTCGGTTCCGGGATCGTCTACGACGACAAGGGCCATATCGTCACCAATGCCCATGTGATCGGCGACGAGAAGAAGTTCAAGGTCACCGTCGCCACCGGGGAGGCGGTGCTGAACGCCTCGCTGGTCTCCTCCTACCCGGAGCAGGACCTGGCGGTCATCAAGCTGGACGATGTGCCCGACGGGCTGAGGGCCGCGAAGTTCGGCGACGCGGAGAAGGTCGAGGTGGGGCAGATCGTGATGGCGATGGGCTCGCCGCTCGGCCTCTCCAGCAGCGTCACCCAGGGCATCGTCTCGGCGCTCGGCCGGACCGTCAGCGAGAGCCGGGCGGGCGGTGGCACGGGCGCGACGATCGCCAACATGGTGCAGACCTCGGCGGCGATCAACCCGGGCAACAGCGGCGGGGCGCTGGTCAACCTGAACAGCGAGGTGATCGGCATCCCGACCCTCGCGGCGACCGACCCGCAGATGGGCGACAGCGCGGCGCCGGGCATCGGCTTCGCGATCCCCGTCTCGATGGTGCGGACGGTCGCCGACCAGATCATCAAGGACGGCCGGGTCACCGACTCGGGCCGGGCCGCGCTGAACATCACCGGCCGTACGGTCGTCGACGACTCCTACCGGCCGGCCGGGGTGGCGCTGGTGAGCGTGGAGCGGGGCGGGGCGGCGGACGAGGCGGGGCTGCGGCCCGGGGACATCATCACGAAGATCGGCGACACCGCCGTCACCACCATCACCTCGCTCTCCGAGGCGCTGGCGGGCGGCAAGCCGGGCGACGAGGCGACCGTGACGTACACGCGGGACGGCGACAGCCGGACGGCCGAGGTCACGCTCGGGGAGATCTGA
- a CDS encoding bifunctional adenosylcobinamide kinase/adenosylcobinamide-phosphate guanylyltransferase: MELTLLGTGAPDGLPRPSCPCAACATARGPWARAATALLVDDALLLDLTPGAVFAAARAGRSLGAVRQVLLTHPHDGPAVELPPTLPPAGRVPDGQVLTLISGHRVRAVPMDAPGTGYEVGSPEGERLLYLPPGAAPAGLDGRPEKPYDLVVCDVVGRPDAVARLRAVGAVGPATEVIAVHLDHDAPPGAALDRRLAAAGARAVPDGTTLVVGEYPVVPDVPRRVLVTGGARSGKSLEAERRLETFPEVVYVATGGRREGDPEWAARVGLHRERRPGAWRTEETCEVAELLGADGPPLLVDCLSLWLTDAMDRVEAWEDVRWRHGGQEALRARVAELVAAVRATRRQVVLVTNEVGAGVVPATPAGRRFRDELGRLNAAVAAECEEVLLVVAGQGVVLRG; the protein is encoded by the coding sequence GTGGAACTGACTCTGCTCGGCACCGGAGCCCCCGACGGGCTGCCGCGCCCCTCCTGCCCCTGCGCCGCCTGCGCGACGGCCCGCGGCCCGTGGGCGCGCGCCGCGACCGCCCTGCTGGTCGACGACGCGCTGCTCCTCGACCTGACCCCGGGAGCGGTGTTCGCCGCGGCCCGCGCGGGCCGTTCGCTGGGCGCGGTGCGCCAGGTGCTGCTGACCCATCCGCACGACGGGCCCGCCGTGGAGCTGCCGCCCACCCTGCCGCCGGCCGGACGGGTGCCGGACGGCCAGGTGCTGACGCTGATCAGCGGGCACCGGGTGCGGGCGGTGCCGATGGACGCGCCGGGGACCGGTTACGAGGTGGGCTCCCCGGAGGGCGAGCGGCTGCTCTACCTGCCGCCGGGGGCCGCGCCCGCCGGTCTCGACGGGCGGCCGGAGAAGCCGTACGACCTGGTCGTCTGCGATGTGGTCGGGCGCCCCGACGCGGTGGCGCGGCTGCGGGCGGTCGGCGCGGTCGGCCCGGCCACCGAGGTGATCGCGGTCCATCTGGACCACGACGCCCCGCCGGGTGCGGCGCTGGACCGGCGCCTCGCGGCGGCCGGGGCGCGGGCGGTGCCGGACGGGACGACGCTGGTGGTGGGCGAGTACCCGGTGGTGCCGGACGTGCCGCGCCGGGTGCTGGTGACGGGGGGCGCCCGCTCGGGGAAGTCGCTGGAGGCTGAGCGGCGTCTTGAGACGTTCCCCGAGGTGGTGTACGTGGCGACCGGCGGGCGGCGCGAGGGGGACCCGGAGTGGGCGGCGCGGGTGGGGCTGCACCGGGAGCGCAGGCCGGGCGCGTGGCGGACCGAGGAGACCTGCGAGGTGGCGGAGCTGCTGGGCGCGGACGGGCCGCCGCTGCTGGTGGACTGCCTGTCGCTGTGGCTGACCGACGCGATGGACCGGGTGGAGGCCTGGGAGGACGTGCGGTGGCGGCACGGCGGCCAGGAGGCGTTGCGGGCGCGGGTCGCGGAGCTGGTGGCGGCGGTCCGCGCGACCCGGCGCCAGGTGGTGCTGGTGACCAACGAGGTGGGTGCGGGGGTGGTCCCGGCGACCCCGGCGGGACGGCGGTTCCGGGACGAGCTGGGGCGGCTGAACGCGGCGGTGGCGGCCGAGTGCGAGGAGGTGCTGCTGGTGGTGGCGGGGCAGGGGGTGGTGTTGCGGGGGTGA
- the cobT gene encoding nicotinate-nucleotide--dimethylbenzimidazole phosphoribosyltransferase yields MNLDDFSDLIERPDGGVRRDAEERRERLIVPPGALGRLDELGEWLSSAQQSVPVRAVAQPRVVLFAGDHGVAELGVSGRAAGTTHELVRAALDGASPVAVLARRFSVPLRIVDAGVDCDPELLPESVVRHRVRRGSGRIDIEDALTAEEAEQAVRLGMAIADEEADSGTDLVVLGDLSVGGTTAAATLIAALCGTDASVVTGRGGAGIDDLAWMRKCAAIRDALRRARPVLGDQLELLATVGGADLAAMTGFLLQSAVRRMPVILDGVVAAACALVAQRAAFRAPDWWLAGQVSGEPAQSKALDRMALTPLLDHGVTVGEGTGALLALPLVQAAAAFAAELPERTPVAEDEDHDEETPAEDDVKALDAT; encoded by the coding sequence GTGAACCTGGACGACTTCTCCGACCTGATCGAACGCCCCGACGGGGGTGTACGGCGCGACGCCGAGGAACGGCGGGAGCGGCTGATCGTCCCGCCGGGGGCCCTGGGCCGGCTGGACGAGCTGGGCGAGTGGCTCAGCTCCGCGCAGCAGTCCGTACCGGTCAGGGCCGTCGCGCAGCCGCGCGTGGTGCTCTTCGCCGGTGACCACGGGGTTGCGGAGCTGGGCGTTTCGGGGCGCGCGGCGGGCACCACCCATGAGCTGGTGCGGGCCGCCCTCGACGGGGCGAGCCCGGTGGCGGTGCTGGCCCGGCGCTTCTCGGTGCCGCTGCGGATCGTGGACGCCGGGGTCGACTGCGACCCGGAGCTGCTGCCCGAGTCCGTCGTACGCCACCGGGTGCGGCGGGGATCGGGGCGCATCGACATCGAGGACGCCCTGACCGCCGAGGAGGCCGAGCAGGCCGTCCGCCTGGGCATGGCCATCGCCGACGAGGAGGCCGACTCCGGCACCGATCTGGTGGTGCTGGGCGACCTGAGCGTCGGCGGGACCACGGCCGCCGCCACCCTCATCGCCGCCCTCTGCGGTACGGACGCCTCCGTGGTGACCGGGCGCGGCGGTGCCGGCATCGACGACCTGGCCTGGATGCGCAAGTGCGCCGCGATCCGGGACGCGCTGCGCCGGGCCCGGCCGGTGCTCGGCGACCAGCTGGAGCTGCTGGCCACGGTGGGCGGGGCGGATCTGGCGGCGATGACCGGGTTCCTGCTCCAGTCGGCGGTGCGCCGGATGCCGGTGATCCTGGACGGGGTCGTCGCGGCGGCCTGTGCGCTGGTGGCGCAGCGGGCGGCGTTCCGGGCGCCGGACTGGTGGCTGGCCGGGCAGGTCAGCGGGGAGCCCGCGCAGTCGAAGGCGCTGGACCGGATGGCGCTGACCCCGCTGCTGGACCACGGGGTCACGGTGGGCGAGGGCACGGGGGCGCTGCTGGCCCTGCCGCTGGTGCAGGCGGCGGCCGCGTTCGCCGCCGAGCTGCCGGAGCGTACGCCGGTGGCGGAGGACGAGGACCACGACGAGGAGACCCCCGCCGAGGACGACGTGAAGGCACTGGACGCCACCTGA
- a CDS encoding phosphatidylglycerol lysyltransferase domain-containing protein — MGEVRSAEEAARRSTARSRRSAAFAIWYLRIVSFINFLSAVWVTLGQDLRRHNTENYFTPYLLTAGFSSGVIALFLAVTMRRRKRAAWIVNMVLGGLVLVALVLAFFFAEIRQHAQNWVSLGLTAAFVVALLLGRREFYAKGDRSNPKLAALVAVVGLLVTSLIATALVTVANTAHDEYRSTFLDRWRYGALRLISVAADDSRFPGITTPGWVNVVINILSTLLLIAVVYAAFRSRRAVDPLSPEDEAKLRALLDKHGDRDSLGYFALRREKSAVWSPTGKAAVVYRVVSGVSLASGDPIGDPEAWPGAIEPWLAEAREHGWIPAVMGASEEAGTVYARHGMDALELGDEAIVETADFTLDGRAMRGVRQAYNRVKRAGYEVTIRRHADIPEGEMAELVRRADDWRDGETERGFSMALGRLGDPADGQCVMLECRNGGEAGKADAQGKADPRGKPDAKGQTDTAAEPGELRAVLSFVPWGPHGLSLDLMRRDREAENGLMEFMVIQLLQRSGEIGITQVSLNFAMFRSVFERGSRLGAGPVLRLWRALLSFFSRWWQIESLYRANAKYRPIWEPRFMLFEKSADLARISIAAGRAEGFLEAPGLPKWLHRARLGAPR; from the coding sequence ATGGGAGAGGTTCGATCGGCCGAAGAGGCAGCCCGGCGCAGCACCGCCCGGTCCCGGCGCAGCGCGGCGTTCGCCATCTGGTACCTGCGCATCGTCTCGTTCATCAATTTCCTGAGCGCCGTCTGGGTCACCCTCGGCCAGGACCTGCGCCGCCACAACACCGAGAACTACTTCACGCCGTACCTGCTCACGGCCGGGTTCTCCTCCGGGGTGATCGCCCTGTTCCTGGCGGTCACCATGCGGCGGCGCAAGCGGGCCGCGTGGATCGTGAACATGGTCCTGGGCGGACTGGTCCTGGTCGCGCTGGTCCTCGCGTTCTTCTTCGCGGAGATCCGGCAGCACGCCCAGAACTGGGTCTCGCTGGGGCTGACGGCCGCCTTCGTCGTGGCCCTGCTGCTGGGGCGGCGGGAGTTCTACGCCAAGGGCGACCGCTCCAACCCCAAGCTGGCGGCCCTGGTCGCCGTGGTGGGGCTGCTGGTCACCTCGCTCATCGCGACGGCCCTGGTCACCGTCGCCAACACCGCCCACGACGAGTACCGCTCCACCTTCCTGGACCGCTGGCGCTACGGCGCCCTGCGGCTGATCTCGGTGGCCGCCGACGACTCACGCTTCCCCGGGATCACCACCCCGGGGTGGGTCAACGTCGTCATCAACATCCTCTCCACGCTGCTGCTGATCGCCGTCGTGTACGCCGCGTTCCGCTCCCGCCGGGCCGTCGACCCGCTCTCCCCCGAGGACGAGGCGAAGCTGCGCGCCCTGCTGGACAAGCACGGCGACCGGGACTCGCTCGGCTACTTCGCGCTGCGCCGCGAGAAGAGCGCCGTGTGGTCCCCGACCGGGAAGGCGGCCGTGGTCTACCGCGTGGTCAGCGGGGTCTCGCTGGCCTCCGGCGACCCGATCGGCGACCCGGAGGCCTGGCCGGGCGCGATCGAACCGTGGCTCGCCGAGGCCCGCGAGCACGGCTGGATCCCCGCCGTGATGGGCGCGAGCGAGGAGGCGGGCACGGTCTACGCCCGGCACGGGATGGACGCGCTGGAGCTGGGTGACGAGGCGATCGTGGAGACGGCGGACTTCACCCTGGACGGGCGGGCGATGCGCGGGGTCCGCCAGGCCTACAACCGGGTCAAGCGCGCCGGTTACGAGGTGACGATCCGGCGCCACGCGGACATCCCCGAGGGCGAGATGGCCGAGCTGGTCCGGCGCGCGGACGACTGGCGCGACGGGGAGACCGAGCGCGGCTTCTCCATGGCGCTCGGCCGCCTCGGCGACCCGGCGGACGGACAGTGCGTGATGCTGGAGTGCCGGAACGGGGGCGAGGCCGGGAAGGCTGACGCCCAAGGGAAGGCGGACCCCCGAGGGAAGCCGGACGCCAAGGGGCAGACGGACACCGCCGCCGAACCCGGCGAACTCCGCGCGGTCCTCAGCTTCGTCCCCTGGGGCCCCCACGGCCTCTCCCTGGACCTGATGCGCCGTGACCGCGAGGCGGAGAACGGCCTGATGGAGTTCATGGTCATCCAGCTCCTCCAGCGCTCCGGCGAGATCGGGATCACTCAGGTCTCGCTCAACTTCGCCATGTTCCGCTCCGTCTTCGAGAGGGGATCGCGGCTCGGCGCGGGACCGGTGCTGAGGCTGTGGCGTGCGCTGCTGAGCTTCTTCTCGCGCTGGTGGCAGATCGAGTCGCTCTACCGGGCGAACGCCAAGTACCGACCGATCTGGGAGCCACGTTTCATGTTGTTCGAGAAGAGCGCCGACCTGGCGCGCATCTCCATCGCGGCGGGCCGCGCCGAAGGGTTCCTGGAAGCGCCGGGGCTGCCGAAGTGGCTGCACCGCGCGCGTCTCGGCGCCCCTAGATGA